Genomic segment of Coffea arabica cultivar ET-39 chromosome 1e, Coffea Arabica ET-39 HiFi, whole genome shotgun sequence:
GTTATGCCAAGAACTAAGGGGGACCTGTGTGTTACATACTTCCTGGAGAATATAATAAACTAGATCAAAATTCCAGGTCTAGTGAAGGCTATTCAGGCTGTTAATCGGACAACTTGGCAGGATACATTTCTCGGCCTGTGGATTGCTGCTTTAAGGCTTGTTCAGAGGGTAAGAAGGCAGAGGATGAGAAATTAGGATTTTGCTGCTTCTCTggctagggttttttttttgtttcctgaACCAGTTATGGTAATATAAAATTGATACCATTTTTAAACGTCCTTTCATGTGCTTTTGAGGCTCTTTGTTCTGCGGGAGAGCAGTATGTTATTTGTGGAGCATTCTACTCTAAGCTTGTAATTACTTATTAAAAAGTTATGACAAATTGGACCATTTGGCTTATTTCAGATGCTGTGAATTGATCAAGTCTTCCCTTAACCATGTGGACAGGGGTAGAGCTACAGTGCTGTGAGGGTGGGCAATTGCTGCCCCTcaactttcaaaaatttgagTGTAGGCTAGGAAAAGTTTTAATAATCTAAATTTTGTCCCATAATTGCATTCCCctccccaccccaaaaaaaattatacacacACATAAAAGTCTTTAAATCTTACTATCAAAAATGATAACCCatgtattataaaaaataaatgccACTTGGAAACATACAAATTGCAAAGCCTTTTGAAGACTAATGCATAAATTGACATATGATCTACATTTTTATTCATTGTTTATGTACATTTCTATAAATTTAGGCATTTTGTAGTTGTCTCAGATCTTACCATAATTTTTTGGATCTGTAAAAAGTTAAGAGAGCCATCATTATATTCTTATATTTGTGAATGTGTGTATTGTGTAAAAAAATTGTAATCTCTCCTTTGATGGTTGCTTAAGAGTACTTGAGCAGTTTCATCCCCTAATCTTAGGGTCCTGGCTCTGTGACTGTAGGTAGACATTTTTTTGGCCATATAAGATGTTTCACCCTGGCATGCCTAGATAGGCATCAAGTTACCTAGTTAGCTTACTTGTGATTTAAGTGAATCTTTAAGGAGTTGGTTATTATTTTAAGCCATTCATTGTACCTCATTTGGAAGGTTCATTGAAAACTTCTTGTACATGGTAATTAGTTCTCCTCCCACTGAGTTTTCCTAATTCTCTTTGTTTAGGAAAGGGATTCAAGTGAGGCACCTGTACCACGCATAGATACCTGCTTGTGTTTGTTGTTGTCTATCACCCCACTTGCAATTGTGAACATCATTGAGGAGGAAGAAAGTTCTGGTGGATCTGAAAGCTGCCACCTTACTggtccaagaaaagagaaacaTTCAGTTGGAAAGCGTCGCAAAGATCTAGTGGCAAGCCTGCAGCAATTAGAAGATTATGAAGGCCTGTTGACTCCACCTCTATCTGTTAGTTCATTGGCTAATCAAGCTGCTGCGAAGGCGATGATGTTCCTTTCAGGTCTATCAGTTGGCAGTGGATATTTTGATGGCATAAGTTTAAATGATATGCCAATGGGTTGTTGTGAGTATCTCTTTTTTGCTTTCTACATGGTGTAAAGCAACTAGATTGTTGTTCGTAATGTTATATTAGATCCTACTTTCAAGATGCTTCACGAAATTTTGTTTCCTGCTTTCAAGATGCTTCACGAAATTTTGTTCTCAAAATTTTGATCTGCAGCTTTGTAGGATTTGTTGCAAGTGGAATTCCTTCAGTTCTATAGTTACATAATTGGCTTTTATAAGTGTTTGCAGTGTGTGCTTGACTTTTATTTTCATGGTATAAACCATAATAGATTTACATCCCTGCAGATATTGCTTGAATCTTTGAGTATAATGGGAAAGATATTGCTTaagtttattgtttattgtgCTACCTTGTTGGTTCTTTATTTGTATTTGGATAGCTGGGAACTGAAGCCTGGCTCCGTGTTCCATTTCCATATCTGATAGTTTGCAACTCCGTGTAGCTGGAAACCTGCTGCATCTAATTGTTGAAGCTTGCATTGCTAGAGAAATTTTGGATACTTCATCATATCTATGGCCTGGCTATGTGAAAGGCCGCACCAACCAAATGCCACGTAGCATATCTGGCCACATGCCTGGTTGGTCATCTTTAGTGAAAGGATCTCCTTTAACTCCTCCATTGGTCAGTGCATTGGTTTCAATTCCTGCTTCAAGGTAGGAGAAAAAGGGTTCTTAGAGGGGTTTTCTTTATATCTTACTATAATATGTTACATTTTTAATGCTTTGTAGCTATTCTTCTGTCTTCCATCTTTCTTGCTTTTTGTTGTCAATGAAATGAAATTAGGTGACGGTATGTTGTAAGGTCTTTTCTGCATTTTAAGGCTGGATTATGAATATTGAACAAATCTGGAGGGAAGACGGTTGAGAAAGTTGTTGAAGAATAATAACTTTTCCATTAGGAGGCATTTTAGTTATACACAGACATGGTCTTGTTTGGTATACATTGAACTCCTGGCTGCATGACTGACAGCCCATTAATTATTAAAGGGATTTTTGACACTTCCGAACAAAGAAAAAGCGGTCAATTGGTACAGGTTTAAAGTATCAGCTGTCCAGAGATATAGCTGATTTGGTTTTGTCTAAGCTCGACTGTATTCTTCTTTTATTATAGTATGAATTGAGATTACAATGATTCAGCTCTTCTGTTGGCACATACCTAGTGCAATAAGCTTGGCTCGTCTTTATCAAGCTTGAGATATTTTCTTAGTAGTATATGTCTATTTTTTGGTGGCAATAAAATTAGCTTAAATCATCCTTATTTTTATGTAATACAGTGGAAACTTTGATTTACTAGAAAAATGTTAAAAATTTTGTCTACCTCAAAAGAGCctcaaaaaatacaagaaattaataTCACAAGTGGAGACATTGCGGGATTGAGCTTGAGTTTTGGAAAGTTTAAGCAAGTCAAGCCTTTTGCAAGATCAAAGTGCTAAAGATGGCTTCAGTTatgttatttcaattttgtccttgtaAAGAAGATAATCCCAAGGTTctaatgattgatatttgatgGCTACAAGTATTATATTTTTTCTTGAAGTCACCTGGTCATTAGTTAGAGCCTTCTCTTTCTGTAGCCAAGTATATCAGATTCTGTTTCTGTTAATATGCCCAGTGATAAGGAAACTGAATTTAAGCTCATGGGTTTGATGGAAGCTTAGCAGAAATAGAGAAAGTATATGAGATTGCAGCCAATGGATCAAATGACGAGAAAATTTCTGCTGCTACAGTTCTCTGCGGGGCATCTCTTGTTCGTGGTTGGAATATACAGGTATCCTGTTGTGAGCTTATTGACTAGAGCTTTgtgaattttatttaattaagtgCACAATACTTTTGAACCCCTCTAATATGTACATGTCATTACCTCAGAAAGTAAATAATATTGCCGAGTAATTTGTCTTTTTAGATTCCTTAATTTGAGGAATGGCATCTCCTTTTGCAGCTAGGTTTCTAATTTATTATAACTTTAACTCTGTACTGCCCCATCGTAAACATAGTTTTGTTTCCATATGCAGGAACATACAGTTCTTTTCATCACTAGACTGCTCTCACCTCCTATTCCTGCTGATTATTCTGGCCCAGCGAGTCATTTAATTAGCTATGCTCTATTTctgaatgttcttcttgttgGGATATCACCTGTTGACACAATCCAGATTTTTTCCTTGCATGGATTGGTAGGTGAAAATATTATGTACTAATGCTTTTGCTGAAATATGTAGTATGAATGACAAAATTTCTGAATTTAGCAGATCTGAGCTTGCTGCAATGTTGTTGTATTACTTCTATATATTGCTGAATAATGCTTTTGCAGGCTTTCATAAACTAGTTATTTACGTAGCTATCCTGCATTTTGTAGCTTAAACATATTGGGGGGACATTACATGAAAATTAGTGGAATTTCTGGACGTCAATTGCAGCAAAAGCCTGCTATTGCTTTTATGTGGTATGATAACTGTGTAGGTGTTGTAGAAAATAACAATTTGTTTGAGGAAATTAATGCAAAGATGCTGAAGCTTAAGGCTGCTCAAGTTTGGCTTGTTTGCTACATAAAGTCCTAGTGAATGTGATTTGTCTTCCAGGTTCCACAGCTTGCTGGTGCATTGATGCCAATTTGTGAGGTTTTTGGTTCCTGTGCTCCCAATGTCTCATGGACTCTTACAACAGGGGAAGAAATTTCTACCCACACTGTCTTTTCGAATGCATTCACTCTTCTGCTGAAGTTATGGAGATTTGATCAACCACCACTTGAACATGTTTTTGGTGATGTGCCCCCTGTGGGCTCCCATTTGACTCCTGAATACCTTTTGCTGGTGCGCAACCTGCAATTGACGTCATCCGAGAATTCACCTATAGGGCAATCTAAGAGCAAGAGACTTTCAAGACTTTCAAGTCCATCTGATAGAGAACCCATAGTCATGGattcttttccaaaagtaaAACAGTGGTACCGGCAGAATCAAGCATGTATTGCATCAACCCTATCTGGCCTTGTACCTGGAACTGTTCATCAGATTGTCGATAGCCTCTTGACCATGATGTTTAGGAGAATAAACAGAGTTGCTCAACCAATGACTCCAACAGCGTCTGGGAGTAATAGTTCATCTGGAACTGGAATTGATGACTTCTCCCTTCGTCTTAAAATCCCTGCTTGGGATATTTTAGAAGCTATTCCTTTCATGCTTGATGCTGCCCTCACAGCTTGTGGTCATGGAACACTATCACCTCGTGAACTAGCTACGGGTTAGTAAATTGTCTGAGGAACTTAACAAATGGGGACCTTTGTCATTTCTATTTATTGCGTCATGAACTATATGCTAGAATTCTAATTGTTTAGCTGATTCAAGAGTTTTATtgacattttaaaaaaaaatgctgctatattttcttataatttttgtCAATGCCTATTTATTTGTCTAACTCATGATGATAATTTTCTGGTAAGATAATATTTATTCACTAGAGCCCGTTCTATGCCATTGATAGAAGTATGGACAGAAATCTAGTAATCTGCCACAATCCATCTGTAATGGTTTATTGTTTGAGTTGCACAGTGATATATCGATATTCTCTCCAATGTTGACTAGGTATTTTTATGCCTGTCAAAATAGTTTCTTATCTCATTCATAGGGTGTTGGACATTTTCATGATTGCCCAATGAATTTTCTGCTTGTTTACATGTTCAATAGCTTGGACAGTTTTTGCATACCCTTGATTTTACAATACTCTTTAACTTCTGATAGACACCCTATGAGGCACATTAGGAAAAGTTCTGTCAGCACAGTGTACACCCAAAATTAAGTGACATTTCAACACATTATTCATTTTTTCCTGCACATACTAAATCAAAAAGAAACATGACCAAACTGCTGTATCCTTTCTTCCTATCACTAACCAAATATTAAGCAATCATTACCTTTGTAATAATGTTGAAAAGAACCCCTTTTTTTGGTATTTGATTTCTGccttttccttgttctttttaCTTGGCATGCACATTCCTTTGTTAGGACTGGTCGTTCATTGCTTCtttaaaaatttctagatagTTTAAAAGTTTTTCTTCATAACTTATTCGTACACACTGTTTCTAGGGCTCAAAGATCTGGCCGATTTTTTCCCTGCATCTTTGGCAACAATTGCAAGTTACTTTTCTGCTGAAGTGACGCGAGGTGTGTGGAAGCATGCTTGTATGAATGGTTCTGATTGGCCAAGTCCAGCCGCAAATCTAGCCAATGTCGAACAGCAGATAAAGAAGATTTTAGCTGCCACTGGTGTTGATATACCAAGTTTACCTGTAGGTATGTTCTTGGTGTACTTTGTCTTAGTCATTCAACTCCTTCCTCTAGCCTAGAAAGTGTTGCATAAGATAGTATTGTTTATTGAACTAATTGACTTCTGTACCATTGAAACGCAAGTTAAAAAAAAGTTGAACTATGTGTCCTGTGCGGTTAGTGGGTACTACCTGGTTTTAATCTTTCAATTAGTCAATGGGGAAAAAGGCCTAACAAGTAGTTCATAAAACTGTCTTTATTGACATTTGTTTTGCAGTTTGTATGCATAGGCTGGATAGTATAATGGGATTAGAGGTTTTTAATGACTTAGTTGTCAGTCTCTTGCCtaaaattttggtttcattGCAGGTGGCAATTCTCCAGCTACCCTACCTTTACCCCTTGCAGCCTATGTGAGCCTCACGATAACCTATAAACTTGAGAGAAGCACTGACCGTTTCCTTAACTTGGTCGGCCCTTCCTTACGTAACCTTGCCATTGGTTGCCCTTGGCCAAGCATGCCCATTATAGTTGCTCTGTGGGCCCAAAAAGTGAAGCGTTGGAATGACTTTCTGGTTTTCTCTGCATCCCAGACAGTCTTCCATCATAATAGTGATGCTGTGGTCCAACTCCTCAGGGCGTGTTTCACAACCACTCTTGGGTTGAATTCTTCTTCTATCTCAAGCAATGGTGGCGTGGGAGGTCTTCTTGGTCATGGATTTGGCTCTCATTTTTATGGTGGTATGCATCCTGTTGCTCCTGGAATACTGTACTTGAGAGTCCATCGAGCTGTAAGAAATGTCATGTTCATGACTGAAGAAATTGTCTCTCTCTTGATGCAATCTGTTAAAGATATTGTAAGTAGTGGTTTACCTGCAGAGAAACAGGAGAAATTAAAGAAATCAAAATTCAGCATGAAATATGGTCAGGTTTCTCTTGCTGCTGCAATGACTCGTGTCAAGGTTGCGGCTTCATTGGGGGCTTCAATAGTTTGGATTACAGGTGGACTAAGTTTAGTTCAATCCTTGATCAAAGAAACGTTGCCATCATGGTTCATATCAGCCCAAGGGTCAGAAGCTAATGGAGGGGAACCGGGAGGAATGGTTGCCATGCTGGGTGGTTATGCTCTTGCATATTTTGCAGTGCTTTCTGGAACTTTTGGATGGGGAGTAGACTCGTCATTGGGGGCCTCTAAGCGGCGAGCAAAGATTCTTGGAGCACACTTAGAATTTCTGGCTAGTGCAGTTGATGGGAAGATATCACTTGGTTGTAACAAGGCAACATGGAGAGCATATGTTTCAGGGTTTGTGAGCTTGATGGTGGGTTGTACACCAAAATGGATGAATGAGGTGGATGTAGATGTTTTGAAGAGGCTAAGCTGGGCACTTAAGCAGTGGAATGAAGAAGAATTGGCTCTGGCTTTGTTGGGAGTTAGTGGGGTTGGTGCAATGGGTGCAGCTGCTGAATTAATCATAGAAACTGGATACTGAATTTTGTTCCATCAACTAGTCGCTGAAGTGTAGTATTTTCCTGGTAGATACTTATCTAACCCTAGTTCATCTAGCTGCTTTAGAGTCTCTGCCATGTATATCATACATAGAACAACAGATATTGAAGCCCTGTACATAATAAAGATACTCTATTTTTGCGCCTCTAAAAAGGAGCCGCCTGGGTTTGAAATGGAACGGTATCTTAATTTCTTGTCCTAATTTATACTGCAGTTTTCTTATCACATATTTTACTTGTCTAGAGTTTGGAACCAGGAACTACAACCTTCGTTCCTGATTGATTGGATATTTGTGGCGCTGCAAAATAGTAGCGTCATAGGACGTTCACAATTTTGATGACAGGCTTCGCCGACATTCTCGGCTTCTTGGGAATGAACTCAAGTACGCAAAGATTGCCTTGGCcgctttatttattattttttgtgttattaCTTCATGTTTGTGGAAATGGGAGGggagatttctttctttttcccccccTTGTGATACTCTCTTGAGTCTTGACAAGCTCAGAGAATTGCTATGACTATTCGAGAGGTATGTATGACCGTACGACGGCTCACAAAGTGAATTGCTGAAGCATCTGTTAAGTAAAGTTTGACAAAAATGACAAAATGTTTGACAACGTTAGCTCTGATTGTGTACATGCACAGTTAATGCCATATCTATCAACAAGTGTACATCCAAAACTGTTTCTAGCAATCACAAACCCTGGTGCAAGTAAATCATTATCGCATTCAAAGAAGAATCAAGATAAATTATACTGAAATCGCATATGAGGGAAGTATCTCAAACTGATGTTTCAGGAATGCCATCGGACCCAGTTTTACTATCCCTACGGGAATTTCTCTTGGTGGCAACAAGTGGGTTATTCTCCTCATCATCAACTGCTTTCGGCTTGTCAAGCTGAACACACTTGAAAACTGGGTGTATGTAAGCATCATGGAGGTATGCTTTCAGATTTAGGTTTGGCTCCGTGGCCCTTTCCAATGTATCCTTCACCATTGCATCCTGCGTTCAACAAATCAGATGCCATCACCTTAAGAAACAACTTTTAGCCCTATACACAACCAAAAATAATATAACAGAAACATTATTATAAGAATGCGGCCAAAAAAAGAGTTGTTACTGGAACACACAGTGATTATATGATCAGTCACCGctaaagatgatttttgagtaTTTCTGAATAGCTATGGAAACACAATATCAGATTGTAACCTGTAATGGAAATTTTACAAATGCTGACTCAAATCGCCCTTTGCAAAAGAGATGGAACCAAATTGTCAAGACTGGAAGTACAATCAGCAATGGTGTTGAATTGGCAGCTTTTTTGGTGCTTAACAGCCCCATCAATAGAAGCTGCGATATTACCAAAGCAACAATTATACGACGATGCACATCTGGCCAGAATTTTGCCCCACTCTCGTATTTTTGGTCGTACACATTGATGATCTTGACAtgagaaaaaattttgaattatattCACTTCTCCAGAATACAAAATGTTAAGAAGAAGACGAACACAGTATGAAAAGCAATGACCAATTTGTATTTATCACAATTATTTTTCTGCATCCATTGCTGTATTCAGGATAATCATACAAGCATTTAAGAAAGACATACCTGATGACGGAAAACCACATAAGCAAAGGCAAAAAAtatgatgatgaatggaaggaGTATAGGTGTGACAACCGAGTACACAAGTCCCAGTAAAAAGTACAACTGTATGCGGGGTTCTGAGGTAGAAAAGTTTATTGAACCAGGATCCATGGCATCCTCCCTGTCCTGCTCCGTTTTGACCAAAAAAGTATTCTTCAAATGGAACATAACCAATGGAACCAATCTAAGGATCTCTGCAGCAATGCCAGCCCAACCATCAACCATTATGTAAGTGATAAAGAATGTTGCTTTCATGGGAATAGCCACACCAGCAGTTTTTGGTATCCTGCAGCCACACATTACATATATGTTTGCAAAGACTCGATCATTAGAATCGATCAAGGTCTCAATCAGTGAGTCATTAGATGCTAAGGAACTTATGATATCAGATGAGTTAAAATGAGCATATGACCACCCTGTGACCTTATATATGAAGTAGGCTTAAACTGGATCTTATTCATAGGAATAACAtctatatatttaaatataacTGGAAGAAACTCTGATTGAGACAAATTAATACCCATTTTAAAACGAAAGGGAACATACTCCGTTGGAGCCTGCTTGAGAAAACTCTGAAGCTGCTCAAATGCTGCTCCTGTGATGATGCTGCCAAAGAAAACATTAACAAGCAGAAACAAGTGGTACTTTGCAGCAGATCTTCTGTCTAAAGATGAAAGGGATGTGAAGCCTTCTATTTTCGACATGGTCACGAGAATTGTTGGAAGAAGAATCAGAAATATCTTCAGAGCAATTCCTGGAAGGAAACCTTGAATGACGGACTTGACTGTTTTGCTGTGACAGAAATTTCTAACATTTGATGAGTATAAATATGGACCaataccaaaaaaagaaagtctTTAAATAtgaaatggaaaacaaaaagatctAAATTTTCTTCTCTTAGATTAAATTTTATGGACGAACATGGAAAGCATCATTAATTTGCTATACCCACACTAGACCTGCAATACAGAGGTTAATTTGTTTTTTaatgaggaagaaaaaaaatcacatatGAAACAATCATAACGTGTACATGCTGAAAAAATTTACTTACGCTTCTATTAATGGCTTCAAGAAAGGAAGAACTTTTTCAATTCCTTCGATATTTGCCATAGATTGCACAAATGCAATAGGGATCATAAAGAAGAAAGTGAGGAAAAATAATACAACAGCAACCAAAAGCCTCCGAATGGTGAGTCCAACATATGGTATTGCAAGATTTGCCCAATGAACATCACGTGGTTCAGGAGCCCATTCTGTCAGCCAAATTGTCGGATTACTGGACTGTTGGGTTTGTGCACAAACTGCTGCACCCCATCGGGATTTGAATGAAACAAATGCAGCAGGAATTATGGCCTTAGGATCACTCAtgactctctctctttctgtAGCTTCCTAGTTCAACATTGAAGGATTTGTAATCATGATAAGACAgagatgcaacatacaaataTATGCTTTCATTATGCAACTGTAGTTTGTTTTTCCACTGTCAATTTGGCATTGGGATTTCTCATGACAATCTATTTCTCTAGTTTCATTATCCAACATAAGAGGGCAATTAGGAGCTACCAAAACCGAGTATAGGAAAGCCTTCCAAAGGCCTGTACTTTAATATTCTAGTTTCCGTGAGCTTTAAATGCATTAACCTTGTGAAGAATCTAATTGCTTTAGTAGATGATTGAGAAATATAGACACATACAGTCTAAGAAAATCAAGGCTAGAAGAACATTTGCTTTTTTGTTAAGTAAACCATCTTAAACCATGTCCATGATACTTAGGGTCCATACAAATTAggtgttttttaaaaattttattgtagttTTGTTTTTGTATATTAAAACCTTTCATTTTAGATGTATATATTGGgggtattttttaaatttaaaattttattgagatattttttaaatttttttttcttccccgcCATAACCACTTGCCAACCCCTTCCCCTAGGTATCACCAGCAGCACTGCCCCACCCCTGCCtccattcccctcctcttatctcctccatcttcctcttcctcttagACTAGTCACGACTGATGACCATATCTGGTTGCAGGCAGGAAGGAGAGTGGGGAATGAGGGGAGGTAGGGGTAAGAGAAggaggagagaggaggagggGGAAGAGTATATAGGTGGTGGTGCAAGCAGTGGAGGTAGGGCTGGTGGAGGCACCATCAGTGATAGCGCCGAAGAGAGGGAAATGGATGGGTAGTGGAGGCGAGATGAGAAACAGGGAAGAGGAGGAAGAGAGAGATGATGGTGGTGGTAGGAGTTGAGGAAGAAAGAGGTGgtacggttttttttttttttgtgaagaaCTGGTATTTGGAAAAAAACTCCCAATCCAAACAGACTTTATATGTTGTAAAGACATGCCATTTATTTTActcaaagaaaaaaagacaTGATGGTATTTATGAGTGAAAGAAACTTACCTCTTCACTCAACTTTTCAATTTCAGCTGTATAGTAGTCAATGGCATCAACAGTCTTTCCCCAAAGTCCCCAAAAACCTGTCTACACGTGTCTAAATATGAGGTCATGAACTTGTTGTCATATATCACTTGAATGAATAAGCTACATAAAAACATGTTTATATACAAGTTGCCCATCTAGCTAGCATCTTAGCATACGGATAAAATACCTTTGTTGTCggcttttttttggggtttctCTCGTACTTGGTTTGGTAGTAAGTATGCCAATTTTGATAACTCTTCTTCTTTTCCACCAATTTTGCTAGTTTATTTGCATTGTATACGACCTACGTAAAATTGATAAAAACATCTTACTTCAGAATGTTGCAGAAAACATGACATATGAAAATGTCCAATATTTTCATTAATTGAGAGCAAAAGATTATATAATGTTGTTTGCTACAAAAAGTTTTTGATCTCAATGTTTAGTCCTCAAAAACGACGCATATTTTCCTGATTCAGATTTTATATGGAAGGCAAAACAAAACTCTAATAGATTGTCCATGATATTAAACAGAGTGTTTTTGATAAGCTTAACACCTGGTGAGAAAGATAATGATCCGGATGATTTACACAAAAGAAATGTTCAACGTGTTCACTAACTGACTCATCAGGATCTGGAGGTACATTTCTCACAAGAACCTGCAGCAATATTTGGATACATTAGCATAGATAGATCAGAAAATGACCTGCTCTTGAGAGACTACACGAATACTGTATACATGTAAGTGCCATGGCAAATCATGAGGATACCTCCTTGCCACATAGAGACATACTGTAATCCATTTACAATGAAAATGATGGTAACTTGCAGAGGAAACAATAGCTGCATGCTTAATTTGATACTCTAATGTATCCACATACATGGGCCTTTTATTAGAACTGAATAATTTAGGTATACAAATTTCAAACTTGATGTATCCAACTTAGCAAGAAGATTGCATAAATGAGAATGATCAGTATTCTTTTAGATCATCAGCAGTCTAATGGCAACAGTAAAGGCCAGAGCACATGTGAAGAAGTCCAACCCATTAAGAAGCCTCAACTCTAGCTATTCCTGATTGAAGAAATATGTTCTCTAGATAAAGCAAATATATGTCCAAATTTGAACAAGTAGTTAAATTGACATGACTCAGCCTTGTGGTATCAAATGTTACCATTGCATTCACAACTGTGTTAAAGTGAGCAAGTAATATGGTAACCATAACATTCAAAACGACCTGCCTTCTATTTGATGAtagaatgaaaaagaaatattatGGAGACCAACAAGACCAGCTTTACAAAAAATAAGATGCTGCGTAGTTATTTCAGAAGCTTAATGTTGTACTCTGTCTGTTTCTTTCAcaaattgaaaacaaaagaatatctAGAAGAGGTAAAGACCTTAAGTTCATTCATTCCCAAGACTTACTAGTG
This window contains:
- the LOC113733878 gene encoding mediator of RNA polymerase II transcription subunit 33A-like isoform X1 produces the protein MMASEGVGFVENQGHGGSPWEGLMELTKSAQDRNMDPLMWAMQLSSTLTSAGLSVPSPDLANFLVSHICWANNVPAAWKFLEKALTLRIVPPMLVLALLSTRVIPNRNRYPAAYRLYMELLKRYAFYLPSLIHGPNYPKIMESIDNVLHLTQMFGLQACEPGLLVVEFVFSIVWELLDASLDDEGLLEIAPEKKSRWATRNQDMEIDNHDGIQLKTTENQEAMLKMNTVLAIELIGEFFRNKVSSRILYLAGRNMPGHWESFIQHLHLLTGKSTALRNSKNISPEALLELTSSTRRVLSRECKTSSQQMFHAVMVSGSLISSAGQCHGTSLSALWLPIDMFLEDTMDGSQVTATSAVETLTGLVKAIQAVNRTTWQDTFLGLWIAALRLVQRERDSSEAPVPRIDTCLCLLLSITPLAIVNIIEEEESSGGSESCHLTGPRKEKHSVGKRRKDLVASLQQLEDYEGLLTPPLSVSSLANQAAAKAMMFLSGLSVGSGYFDGISLNDMPMGCSGNLLHLIVEACIAREILDTSSYLWPGYVKGRTNQMPRSISGHMPGWSSLVKGSPLTPPLVSALVSIPASSLAEIEKVYEIAANGSNDEKISAATVLCGASLVRGWNIQEHTVLFITRLLSPPIPADYSGPASHLISYALFLNVLLVGISPVDTIQIFSLHGLVPQLAGALMPICEVFGSCAPNVSWTLTTGEEISTHTVFSNAFTLLLKLWRFDQPPLEHVFGDVPPVGSHLTPEYLLLVRNLQLTSSENSPIGQSKSKRLSRLSSPSDREPIVMDSFPKVKQWYRQNQACIASTLSGLVPGTVHQIVDSLLTMMFRRINRVAQPMTPTASGSNSSSGTGIDDFSLRLKIPAWDILEAIPFMLDAALTACGHGTLSPRELATGLKDLADFFPASLATIASYFSAEVTRGVWKHACMNGSDWPSPAANLANVEQQIKKILAATGVDIPSLPVGGNSPATLPLPLAAYVSLTITYKLERSTDRFLNLVGPSLRNLAIGCPWPSMPIIVALWAQKVKRWNDFLVFSASQTVFHHNSDAVVQLLRACFTTTLGLNSSSISSNGGVGGLLGHGFGSHFYGGMHPVAPGILYLRVHRAVRNVMFMTEEIVSLLMQSVKDIVSSGLPAEKQEKLKKSKFSMKYGQVSLAAAMTRVKVAASLGASIVWITGGLSLVQSLIKETLPSWFISAQGSEANGGEPGGMVAMLGGYALAYFAVLSGTFGWGVDSSLGASKRRAKILGAHLEFLASAVDGKISLGCNKATWRAYVSGFVSLMVGCTPKWMNEVDVDVLKRLSWALKQWNEEELALALLGVSGVGAMGAAAELIIETGY
- the LOC113733878 gene encoding mediator of RNA polymerase II transcription subunit 33A-like isoform X2 → MMASEGVGFVENQGHGGSPWEGLMELTKSAQDRNMDPLMWAMQLSSTLTSAGLSVPSPDLANFLVSHICWANNVPAAWKFLEKALTLRIVPPMLVLALLSTRVIPNRNRYPAAYRLYMELLKRYAFYLPSLIHGPNYPKIMESIDNVLHLTQMFGLQACEPGLLVVEFVFSIVWELLDASLDDEGLLEIAPEKKSRWATRNQDMEIDNHDGIQLKTTENQEAMLKMNTVLAIELIGEFFRNKVSSRILYLAGRNMPGHWESFIQHLHLLTGKSTALRNSKNISPEALLELTSSTRRVLSRECKTSSQQMFHAVMVSGSLISSAGQCHGTSLSALWLPIDMFLEDTMDGSQVTATSAVETLTGLVKAIQAVNRTTWQDTFLGLWIAALRLVQRERDSSEAPVPRIDTCLCLLLSITPLAIVNIIEEEESSGGSESCHLTGPRKEKHSVGKRRKDLVASLQQLEDYEGLLTPPLSVSSLANQAAAKAMMFLSGLSVGSGYFDGISLNDMPMGCSGNLLHLIVEACIAREILDTSSYLWPGYVKGRTNQMPRSISGHMPGWSSLVKGSPLTPPLVSALVSIPASSLAEIEKVYEIAANGSNDEKISAATVLCGASLVRGWNIQVPQLAGALMPICEVFGSCAPNVSWTLTTGEEISTHTVFSNAFTLLLKLWRFDQPPLEHVFGDVPPVGSHLTPEYLLLVRNLQLTSSENSPIGQSKSKRLSRLSSPSDREPIVMDSFPKVKQWYRQNQACIASTLSGLVPGTVHQIVDSLLTMMFRRINRVAQPMTPTASGSNSSSGTGIDDFSLRLKIPAWDILEAIPFMLDAALTACGHGTLSPRELATGLKDLADFFPASLATIASYFSAEVTRGVWKHACMNGSDWPSPAANLANVEQQIKKILAATGVDIPSLPVGGNSPATLPLPLAAYVSLTITYKLERSTDRFLNLVGPSLRNLAIGCPWPSMPIIVALWAQKVKRWNDFLVFSASQTVFHHNSDAVVQLLRACFTTTLGLNSSSISSNGGVGGLLGHGFGSHFYGGMHPVAPGILYLRVHRAVRNVMFMTEEIVSLLMQSVKDIVSSGLPAEKQEKLKKSKFSMKYGQVSLAAAMTRVKVAASLGASIVWITGGLSLVQSLIKETLPSWFISAQGSEANGGEPGGMVAMLGGYALAYFAVLSGTFGWGVDSSLGASKRRAKILGAHLEFLASAVDGKISLGCNKATWRAYVSGFVSLMVGCTPKWMNEVDVDVLKRLSWALKQWNEEELALALLGVSGVGAMGAAAELIIETGY